The nucleotide sequence CTATAAGCAACGATACTTGTTCGAGGCTAATGTTCGTCGTGACGGTACCGAGAATTTTGCGCCTGATTATCGATGGGGAACATTCTCTTCCTTTTCCGGGGCTTGGATCCTTTCCGAAGAAAATTTCTTTGAGAATGTAAAGGGCATAGATTTCCTTAAGATAAGGGGGTCATACGGTACACTGGGTAATGACCAGATAAACACCGACCGATTTCCATACTATAACAAATACAACCTATACACGGCTAAAAACTGGTTGAACAGTAAACTGAATTATGGAGATTACATTTTTGATGGATCCTATGTTAAGGGTTATGAACCTGGGGCACTCGGTAATGAAAGTATTACCTGGGAAACCTCCACTAAGTCCAATATTGGGCTAGATGCAAAGTTATTTAGGGATATCGATTTTACCTTCGACTATTTCACGGAAAAACGTTCCGACATTTTGACCCAACGTTCGGCTTCGGTTCCGCTTCACTTTGGGGCCACCTTGCCCCTTGAAAATATCGGGGAGGTAGAGAACAAAGGCTTTGAGGTCGCTTTAGGCTATACCAAGCGATTGGAAGAACTGACCTTCTATTTAAACGGGAACTTCACCTATGCCAAGAATAAGATCATCAACATGGATGAAGCCGAGGGTACTTCTGAATTTCTAAGAAGGGAAGGCCGCCCCATAGATGCCTATTACGGTTACAAGGCGCTTGGAATTTTCAAGACGCAGGCCGAAATTGATGGCTTTGCAGCACAGGAACTCCAAGGGGAAGGTTACCAGACAAAACCGGGAGACGTAAAATACGCCGATGTCAATGGTGATGGAAAGGTTGATGCGGGTGATAGAACTTATTTAGGGGAAGGAAACGTACCCAATATCATTTATGGGTTTTCAGGAGGCCTCGATTATAAGAATTTCGATTTTTCCTTTATGTTCCAAGGTGCTGCAGATGTTCAGTATCAATTACAATCGCAAATTGTATGGCCCTTCTTTAACGATGGGGGCGTACCGCAATTCTGGGCCGATAATCATTGGTCGGCGAGCAATCCGAACGCACAGTACTCGAATATAGATGTCAATAACCACAATTTCCCGACCGATGCTACGAGTAGTCTTTATGTATATGACGCCTCTTATCTTAGGTTGAAGAATATAGAATTGGGCTTTTCCTTTCCCCAAGAAGTGGTTTCGCAATTGAACCTCACGAATGTTCGCATTTATCTGGGAGGGCAAAATTTACTGACCTTTTCCGATGTTCCCCAAGTAGATCCCGAAACGATCAACAGTATGGGGCAGACCTATCCGAACATTAAGTCGTACAACTTCGGTATCAAAATAGATTTTTAATCAAGAAAACAATACAAAATGAAAAAGTTATTCATTTTATCCATAGTAATTTCAGGCATGTTCACGGCATGCGATGATTCCCTTTTAGACGTAAAACCATCTACGTTTATCTCAAATGAATCGATTTGGGAAGAAGAGGGACTCATAGAACAGAATTTGGCCAATATATATGGTACCACGCTGACCCCGTTTACAAGAAAGGGCGATTTGTACGATATACCGGCTTTTAGTCACATCGATTTGGCTACGGATGATGGAAATGGGAAAATCGATGCGGCCATTCAGTTATTCAATACTGGTGGGATAACGCCTTCCAACGCCCCTTATGCCAACGAGTTCTGGTCTGAAAACTACAAGTTGATCCGTAGGGCCAATGTGTTTTTAGAGGGTGTCGCAAAGGTATCGGATGATGTTATTGCTGCCGACAAAGTGGCTACCTATATAGCCGAGGTACGGTTTTTAAGGGCCTTTGCCTATTTTGAATTGGTCAAGACCTTCGGCGGCGTACCGCTTATAGACCGAGTACAGGGGATAAGTGATGACGATATTCTATTGCCTAGAAATTCTATCGAAGAGGTCTATACCTTTATTTTTTCCGAATGTGATTTTGCGGCCGATAATTTGGAAACCGATGTGATTTCAGGACATGCCTCAAAGGGAGCTGCCCTAGCCTTGAAGTCAAAGGCCATGCTCTATTATGCGAGTCCATTGAACAACCCCGGTAACGATATCGCGCGTTGGAGCGATGCCGCCGATGCCGCAAAGGATGTTATGGATTTAGGTAAATACGGACTCTTTCCTGATTATAGAGGGCTCTTTTTAGCGGCCAATGAAGGAAATGAGGAGTCTATTTTTGAACGCCAGTTTCAATTTCCCGAATCGGTGCATACCATTGATGTTACGTGGGGAATGTGGTTTCGATCAGTGCCCGGTGCCGGTACATGGGGCGGTTTTAGTCCGACCCAAGATATTGTCGATGCCTATGAAATGACGAATGGCCTTCCTATTAACGATTCCAGTTCAGGGTATGACCCGAACGATCCGTATAAGAATAGGGACAGCCGTCTCGATGCGACCATAGTCTATAACGGTTCGAG is from Zobellia galactanivorans and encodes:
- a CDS encoding RagB/SusD family nutrient uptake outer membrane protein gives rise to the protein MKKLFILSIVISGMFTACDDSLLDVKPSTFISNESIWEEEGLIEQNLANIYGTTLTPFTRKGDLYDIPAFSHIDLATDDGNGKIDAAIQLFNTGGITPSNAPYANEFWSENYKLIRRANVFLEGVAKVSDDVIAADKVATYIAEVRFLRAFAYFELVKTFGGVPLIDRVQGISDDDILLPRNSIEEVYTFIFSECDFAADNLETDVISGHASKGAALALKSKAMLYYASPLNNPGNDIARWSDAADAAKDVMDLGKYGLFPDYRGLFLAANEGNEESIFERQFQFPESVHTIDVTWGMWFRSVPGAGTWGGFSPTQDIVDAYEMTNGLPINDSSSGYDPNDPYKNRDSRLDATIVYNGSSWRGVENVGFYTDYSEDPQLAGNAHTNKAVNCGYGLKKFDEEAPIGTALSNGSYAQENNYMLFRYAEVLLNYAEAQNEAVGPDQGVYDAINQVRNRAGQPNLPEGLSKDEMRSRIWNERRVELVYEEHRFFDVRRWKKGMEVFNKPIHEALAVRQSDGSFVYTYPEKEDRTYREHFDFLPIPIGEIEKNPNLVQNPGY